One window of Acidobacteriaceae bacterium genomic DNA carries:
- a CDS encoding amylo-alpha-1,6-glucosidase — MFDRREALRMGTFAAGAVAARRMFGSGLGSFPDAHTPARKQLAQQILQDDSLRDVHAKALALLKGGLNAGKGYPTTWIRDMNTFISVAIQVTPPEPFREALLMFFKFQGPKGDIIDCYIKRDTSRLAVNDRTSALAPGYVGSKNSVETDQESSLIQAISKYIAFTGDRRFLDEQVGGSTVRERMGQAIQYVMTERFDAERGLVWGGTTIDWGDVQPEGVRGVVLDASSHRSCSIYANAMLLIAIADYVGMLEDAAERAHWGKVRKDVHAAIRKHLWDKQRQKFIPHVYLAGSPFPADFDENAIYYHGGTAVAIEADLLSRREVAAACARMEDDVRKAGAGSIGLTIYPPYPLGFFKNPQLTAPYTYQNGGDWTWFGGRMIQQLVRYGLIEEAYRNVRPMVDRVQRVGDFHEWWTRDNQPRGSAQFRGSAGVLGQAIEMLLAWAKSEG; from the coding sequence ATGTTCGATCGTCGAGAAGCTTTACGGATGGGCACGTTCGCGGCAGGAGCGGTTGCGGCGCGGCGGATGTTTGGGAGCGGGTTGGGTTCCTTCCCTGATGCGCATACACCGGCGCGGAAGCAGCTTGCGCAGCAGATTTTGCAGGATGACTCGCTGCGGGATGTGCATGCGAAGGCCCTGGCGCTGCTGAAGGGTGGACTGAATGCCGGCAAGGGATATCCGACGACGTGGATACGCGACATGAACACGTTTATCAGCGTCGCGATTCAAGTTACGCCGCCGGAACCTTTCCGCGAAGCGCTGCTGATGTTCTTCAAGTTTCAGGGGCCCAAGGGCGACATCATCGATTGCTATATCAAGCGCGATACGTCGAGGCTGGCGGTGAACGACAGGACTTCTGCGCTGGCCCCGGGGTACGTGGGGAGCAAGAACTCGGTTGAGACGGACCAGGAGTCGTCGCTGATTCAGGCGATATCGAAGTACATCGCGTTCACGGGCGACCGTCGTTTTCTGGATGAGCAAGTGGGAGGATCGACGGTTCGCGAACGGATGGGCCAGGCGATCCAGTATGTGATGACGGAACGGTTTGATGCGGAGCGTGGGCTGGTGTGGGGCGGAACGACGATCGATTGGGGCGACGTGCAGCCGGAGGGCGTGCGCGGTGTTGTGCTGGACGCGAGCTCTCACCGGTCCTGTTCGATTTATGCAAATGCGATGCTGCTGATTGCGATTGCGGACTACGTCGGGATGCTGGAGGATGCGGCCGAGCGGGCGCATTGGGGCAAGGTCCGGAAGGATGTGCACGCGGCGATACGGAAGCACCTGTGGGACAAACAGCGGCAGAAGTTTATTCCGCATGTGTATCTCGCGGGGTCGCCCTTCCCTGCTGATTTTGATGAGAATGCGATCTATTACCACGGCGGAACGGCGGTCGCGATTGAGGCCGATCTGCTGTCGCGGCGGGAGGTCGCGGCGGCGTGTGCGCGGATGGAGGACGATGTGCGCAAGGCGGGAGCCGGGTCGATCGGGCTAACGATCTATCCGCCGTATCCGTTGGGATTTTTCAAGAATCCACAGCTGACTGCGCCGTACACGTATCAGAACGGCGGCGACTGGACGTGGTTCGGCGGGCGGATGATTCAGCAGCTTGTTCGGTATGGGCTGATAGAAGAGGCTTACCGCAATGTCCGGCCGATGGTAGATCGGGTGCAGCGCGTGGGCGACTTCCACGAGTGGTGGACGCGGGACAACCAGCCGCGCGGGTCAGCACAATTCAGGGGGTCGGCTGGGGTGCTGGGACAAGCGATCGAGATGCTTCTGGCGTGGGCTAAGTCGGAGGGTTAG
- a CDS encoding M20/M25/M40 family metallo-hydrolase — MIAGLFVAAAGAQTSNLPSSPVAAARSWTTVHTDELVRKFSAFLSIPDVAASPEDLRRNANFLLEQLRTRGIDAQLLTMPGDANTPGVVYGRIDTPGAAHTIVFYAHYDGQPVTPADWDIPTPFTPTVRTVNGEKRIYARGAGDDKAAIFAQLTALDALRSAHLPLRANIRFVWEGEEEAGSPHLEQILTANSDLIHGDVWLICDGPVDQSGRQSVVFGARGETHLAVTVYGPHHPLHSGHYGNWAPNPAMMLAQLLAGMKDENGHVLIPHFYDGIVPLGPVEQAALARAPVNDSMLMTAFWLGRSDNSPRHLLKLLNEPSLNIDGFASGATGAQAANVIPSTATADLDLRLVVGIDRNQQQQRVIDYIRSRGYFVVDREPTQEILTSHPRVAMVVRDGSGYNAVRTPMDLPIAQTVIAAVREARGEAVLWPTMGGSVPLGAIERAARTRTITVPIANYDDNQHAANENLRLQNLWDGVETMAALLSMN; from the coding sequence GTGATCGCTGGACTGTTCGTTGCAGCAGCCGGCGCCCAGACGTCGAACCTCCCTTCTTCTCCCGTTGCGGCTGCACGATCCTGGACGACCGTGCACACGGACGAGCTTGTTCGAAAGTTTTCGGCGTTCCTGAGTATTCCCGATGTCGCGGCCAGCCCCGAGGATCTTCGCCGGAATGCGAATTTCCTTCTCGAGCAACTCCGCACTCGCGGTATCGACGCGCAACTCCTAACGATGCCTGGCGACGCCAATACGCCCGGCGTCGTCTATGGGCGTATCGACACACCAGGTGCGGCGCACACCATTGTCTTTTACGCCCATTATGATGGCCAACCGGTCACCCCAGCCGATTGGGACATTCCAACACCCTTCACCCCGACGGTGCGCACCGTCAACGGCGAGAAGCGCATTTATGCGCGCGGGGCCGGCGATGACAAAGCCGCTATCTTCGCCCAGCTTACTGCGCTTGATGCTCTGCGCTCGGCTCACCTGCCGCTACGGGCTAACATCCGGTTCGTCTGGGAGGGTGAGGAGGAGGCTGGTTCCCCGCACCTTGAACAGATCCTCACCGCCAACTCCGACCTGATCCACGGTGACGTGTGGCTGATCTGTGATGGGCCGGTGGACCAATCGGGTCGACAGTCGGTCGTCTTCGGAGCACGCGGCGAAACGCATCTGGCGGTCACGGTTTACGGCCCTCACCATCCCCTTCACAGCGGCCACTATGGCAATTGGGCGCCTAATCCTGCGATGATGCTCGCTCAGCTTCTTGCCGGGATGAAGGATGAGAACGGGCACGTCCTGATTCCGCATTTCTATGATGGAATCGTTCCGCTCGGCCCTGTTGAGCAAGCGGCTCTTGCTCGCGCACCCGTGAACGACAGCATGCTCATGACGGCGTTCTGGCTGGGGCGTAGCGACAACTCTCCGCGCCATCTCCTCAAGCTTCTCAACGAACCCTCCCTCAATATTGATGGCTTTGCTTCAGGTGCGACCGGAGCCCAGGCTGCCAACGTTATTCCCAGCACTGCTACCGCCGATCTTGATCTCAGGCTGGTTGTCGGTATCGACCGGAACCAACAGCAGCAACGAGTGATTGATTACATCCGGTCGCGCGGATATTTCGTTGTCGATCGCGAACCAACGCAGGAGATCCTGACCAGCCATCCGCGCGTCGCCATGGTCGTCCGCGATGGTTCCGGCTACAACGCTGTCCGCACTCCCATGGATTTGCCCATTGCTCAAACGGTTATCGCAGCTGTGCGCGAGGCTCGTGGCGAAGCGGTCCTGTGGCCCACGATGGGCGGCAGTGTGCCATTGGGAGCAATTGAGCGTGCCGCCCGCACTCGCACCATTACTGTTCCGATCGCGAATTACGACGACAACCAGCATGCGGCAAACGAGAACCTGCGCCTGCAGAACCTGTGGGATGGAGTAGAAACCATGGCGGCGTTGCTTTCGATGAATTGA
- a CDS encoding glycoside hydrolase family 88 protein has product MMRLCVAAMVIAGCVSGLAGAQQGAATAEKTGLPVSDPVLDRVLSQWPDGRIDTVKNPGEWAYEEGVLLDGVTALWRVTGDGRLFSYVKAAVDRSVDAGGAIHMANGGAFPVDAHSLDNVEMGRSVLVLYQVLLQPRYYKAAAFLDEQMAQQPRTASGGYWHKQIYPNQMWLDGAYMAEPFMAGYAQEFGVEGGADAAAEQLLIMSEHMREPGTGLLRHGWDESKQMGWVDRQTGLSLEVWGRAMGWYSMALVDVLEQMPTDDPKRAQLEEDARQTLAAVIKVQDPVSGLWWQVMEKGGQRGNYLEASASCMFVYSIAKAVRLGVLPLSDEYAAERGWTGIQRRFVKQDGTLSGTVKVAGLGGKPYRSGTYEYYIGEPVGDNDAKGVGAYLLAESEMVQHQRAGSLFGAARGKIVLLDAWFNSQRRKTPAGNEQLWHYKWTDQANSGYSAWGEMFRQYGMRTEMLEHAPRAADLKGVGVYVMAAPDNLALNPNAHFMDQESADAIVDWVNAGGVLVLMENDVERADQVHFDLLSDRFGVHFNPVMKQDELNNSYVNTIVPVPAGTGGIFNQSFKGLMKQVCTITASTPAKVILTAHGTDAEGETLMTLTHMGRGVVYANVDPWVYNEYTDGRKNPLEEQNFAAGQQLTRWMVQQAVDRSGGRSARSLDHGR; this is encoded by the coding sequence ATGATGCGTCTTTGCGTTGCAGCGATGGTGATCGCCGGGTGTGTGAGCGGTTTGGCGGGTGCACAGCAGGGAGCTGCGACGGCAGAGAAGACTGGGCTTCCGGTGAGTGATCCGGTGCTGGATCGGGTGCTGAGCCAGTGGCCCGATGGGCGCATCGATACGGTGAAGAATCCTGGCGAGTGGGCGTACGAAGAAGGTGTGTTGCTGGATGGTGTGACGGCGCTGTGGCGGGTGACGGGCGATGGAAGGCTGTTCAGCTATGTGAAGGCGGCGGTGGATCGCTCGGTGGATGCGGGTGGAGCGATCCACATGGCGAACGGCGGGGCGTTTCCGGTGGATGCGCATTCGCTGGATAACGTCGAGATGGGGCGGAGCGTGCTGGTGCTGTACCAGGTGCTGCTGCAGCCGAGGTATTACAAGGCGGCGGCGTTTCTGGATGAGCAGATGGCGCAACAGCCAAGGACGGCGAGCGGAGGGTACTGGCACAAGCAGATCTATCCGAACCAGATGTGGCTCGATGGCGCGTATATGGCGGAGCCGTTTATGGCGGGGTATGCGCAGGAGTTTGGGGTTGAGGGTGGTGCGGATGCGGCCGCCGAGCAACTTCTGATAATGAGCGAGCACATGCGTGAGCCTGGAACAGGGTTGCTGCGGCATGGATGGGATGAGTCGAAGCAGATGGGTTGGGTGGACAGGCAGACGGGGTTAAGTCTGGAGGTGTGGGGCCGCGCGATGGGGTGGTACTCGATGGCGCTGGTGGATGTGCTGGAGCAGATGCCGACGGATGATCCGAAGCGTGCGCAGTTGGAGGAGGACGCGCGGCAGACGCTGGCGGCGGTGATTAAGGTCCAGGATCCGGTCTCGGGGTTGTGGTGGCAGGTGATGGAGAAAGGCGGCCAGAGGGGCAATTATCTGGAGGCCTCGGCGAGCTGCATGTTTGTGTACTCGATTGCCAAGGCGGTGCGGCTGGGAGTGCTGCCGCTGAGCGATGAGTATGCCGCGGAGCGGGGGTGGACGGGGATTCAGCGCCGGTTTGTGAAGCAGGACGGCACGTTGAGTGGAACCGTAAAGGTCGCCGGGCTGGGCGGGAAACCGTATCGCAGCGGAACGTACGAGTACTACATTGGCGAGCCGGTGGGTGATAACGACGCGAAGGGTGTGGGAGCGTATCTGCTGGCGGAGAGCGAGATGGTACAGCACCAGCGTGCGGGATCGCTTTTTGGGGCGGCGCGGGGCAAGATTGTGCTGCTGGATGCGTGGTTCAACTCGCAGAGGAGGAAGACGCCGGCGGGTAATGAGCAGCTGTGGCACTACAAGTGGACCGACCAGGCAAACAGCGGGTACTCGGCGTGGGGGGAGATGTTCCGGCAGTATGGGATGCGGACGGAGATGCTGGAACATGCGCCGCGCGCGGCGGACCTGAAGGGTGTCGGAGTGTATGTGATGGCCGCGCCGGATAATTTGGCGCTAAACCCGAATGCACACTTCATGGACCAGGAGAGCGCGGACGCGATTGTGGACTGGGTGAATGCCGGCGGCGTGCTGGTGCTGATGGAGAACGATGTCGAGCGGGCGGACCAGGTGCATTTCGATCTGCTGAGCGATCGGTTTGGAGTGCACTTCAATCCGGTGATGAAGCAGGACGAGCTGAACAACAGCTATGTGAATACGATCGTGCCGGTGCCGGCGGGTACGGGTGGGATCTTCAACCAAAGCTTTAAGGGGTTGATGAAGCAGGTTTGTACGATTACGGCTTCAACGCCGGCGAAGGTGATCCTGACGGCGCATGGTACGGATGCGGAGGGCGAGACGCTGATGACGCTGACGCACATGGGCCGCGGCGTGGTGTACGCGAACGTCGATCCGTGGGTCTACAACGAGTACACGGATGGGCGGAAGAACCCGCTGGAGGAACAGAATTTTGCGGCGGGGCAGCAGTTGACGCGGTGGATGGTGCAGCAGGCGGTGGACCGGTCCGGAGGGCGATCGGCACGTTCTTTAGACCATGGGCGCTAG
- the greB gene encoding transcription elongation factor GreB: MRKGFTRRPKIEEPAANHGRNYITPGGLERLKAERQYLATKDRPAVVEVVAWAAGNGDRSENADYQYGKRRLRQIDGRIRFLTKRIEAAEVVDPEAPRTGHRATRAFFGATVRYANAAGAERVVSIVGTDEVDLDRNHISWASPLGRALMKAAEDDEVALHTPAGTESLTVLEVRYERISVEPFREPPAAEASNKET; the protein is encoded by the coding sequence ATGCGAAAAGGCTTTACGAGAAGACCGAAAATAGAGGAGCCCGCGGCGAACCACGGCAGAAACTACATCACTCCGGGCGGGCTCGAGCGCCTGAAAGCTGAGCGTCAATATTTGGCCACCAAGGATCGCCCCGCTGTGGTCGAGGTCGTGGCGTGGGCTGCGGGCAATGGCGATCGCAGTGAAAACGCTGACTACCAGTACGGCAAGCGACGACTGCGGCAGATCGACGGACGAATTCGCTTCCTGACCAAGCGAATTGAAGCCGCGGAAGTAGTCGATCCGGAAGCTCCGAGAACGGGCCACCGGGCCACGAGGGCGTTCTTCGGAGCCACCGTTCGCTATGCGAATGCCGCGGGGGCAGAGCGAGTGGTGAGCATCGTCGGCACAGACGAAGTCGATCTCGACCGCAACCATATCAGTTGGGCCTCACCGCTGGGGCGCGCATTAATGAAAGCGGCAGAGGATGACGAAGTTGCTCTTCATACGCCGGCCGGCACCGAAAGCCTGACCGTGCTGGAAGTGCGCTACGAGCGCATTTCTGTAGAACCTTTCCGCGAACCACCTGCGGCCGAAGCCTCGAACAAAGAGACTTGA
- a CDS encoding DUF6582 domain-containing protein: MAKLTTAKKNAEPKSDFGLPGERKYPMPDAAHARNAKARASQAENAGKLSAADKKKVDSKADKVLKEK, from the coding sequence ATGGCAAAACTCACGACGGCGAAGAAAAATGCTGAACCGAAGAGCGATTTTGGACTTCCGGGGGAACGCAAATATCCCATGCCGGACGCCGCTCACGCCCGCAATGCAAAGGCCCGGGCGTCGCAAGCGGAGAATGCAGGCAAGCTAAGTGCGGCCGACAAGAAAAAGGTCGACAGCAAGGCCGACAAGGTTCTCAAAGAGAAGTGA
- a CDS encoding glycosyltransferase — translation MQIVQTVFGVFHHFELARELDRRGHLRRVYSTWPWARLKREGLPHNKVETFPWLHVPEYLASRAPVDLTWLRDPLGYANALAFDRWTERRLKPSLRREGPIDALIGISGSSLRTGALVQRSGGVFICDRGSTHQRYQEQILADEFRRWGVNTPPSDPRDTRREEAIYHQADAITVPSTMAARSFVEMGVPAEKLHVIPYGVRLESFHPVADPDPATFDVLFAGAVGLRKGVPYLLDAFARLRHPHKRLRIVGAIQEDIRSVLPRLPMENVEFLGTVPQSDLARLMSQSHVLVLPSIEEGLALVQAQAMACGCPVLCSANTGGEDLFTDGVEGFIVPIRDPAALADRMQRLADDPDLQRSMRAAALQRVHTIGGWQEYGDRWETLLATLKASTPRVQTSVL, via the coding sequence ATGCAGATCGTCCAAACCGTCTTCGGCGTCTTCCATCACTTTGAACTCGCCCGCGAACTCGATCGCCGCGGCCACCTCCGCCGCGTCTATTCCACCTGGCCGTGGGCGCGCCTCAAGCGCGAAGGCCTCCCGCACAACAAGGTCGAAACCTTCCCCTGGCTTCACGTGCCTGAGTACCTGGCCAGCCGCGCCCCGGTAGACCTCACATGGCTCCGGGACCCGCTCGGCTATGCCAATGCCCTCGCCTTCGACCGCTGGACCGAACGCCGCCTCAAGCCCAGCCTCCGCCGCGAAGGCCCAATCGACGCCCTCATCGGCATCTCCGGCTCCAGCCTCCGCACCGGCGCTCTCGTCCAGCGCTCCGGCGGCGTCTTCATCTGCGACCGCGGTTCCACCCACCAGCGCTATCAGGAACAAATCCTCGCCGACGAGTTCCGCCGCTGGGGCGTCAACACCCCGCCCTCCGATCCCCGCGACACCCGCCGCGAGGAAGCCATCTACCACCAGGCCGACGCCATCACCGTCCCCTCAACCATGGCGGCGCGCTCCTTCGTCGAGATGGGCGTCCCTGCCGAAAAGCTCCACGTGATCCCCTACGGCGTCCGCCTCGAAAGCTTCCACCCCGTCGCCGACCCAGATCCAGCCACCTTCGATGTCCTCTTCGCCGGCGCCGTCGGCCTGCGCAAAGGCGTCCCCTACCTGCTCGACGCCTTCGCGCGCCTGCGTCACCCACACAAACGCCTGCGCATCGTCGGCGCAATTCAGGAAGACATCCGCTCCGTCCTCCCGCGCCTCCCCATGGAGAATGTCGAATTCCTCGGCACAGTTCCGCAGTCCGATCTCGCCCGCCTCATGAGCCAGAGCCACGTCCTCGTTCTGCCCAGCATCGAGGAAGGCCTCGCGCTCGTCCAGGCTCAGGCGATGGCCTGCGGCTGTCCTGTCCTCTGCTCCGCCAACACCGGCGGGGAGGATCTCTTCACCGATGGCGTCGAAGGTTTCATCGTCCCCATTCGCGACCCTGCCGCCCTCGCCGACCGCATGCAGCGCCTCGCCGACGACCCTGACCTTCAGCGCTCCATGCGCGCCGCCGCCCTCCAGCGCGTCCACACCATCGGCGGCTGGCAAGAGTACGGCGACCGCTGGGAGACCCTTCTCGCCACCCTGAAAGCGAGCACACCCCGTGTCCAAACCAGCGTCCTTTAG
- the thiS gene encoding sulfur carrier protein ThiS, with protein MESALRLVVNGQPRTLDGMDSPAPLASVLERLELRADRIAVELNGEIAPRTKWAELTVADSDRIEVVHFVGGG; from the coding sequence ATGGAATCGGCTCTTCGGCTGGTGGTGAACGGTCAGCCTCGCACACTGGATGGGATGGATTCACCGGCGCCGCTAGCGTCAGTTCTGGAGCGGCTCGAGCTGCGCGCGGACCGGATTGCCGTTGAGTTGAATGGTGAGATTGCGCCGCGAACGAAGTGGGCCGAGCTGACCGTCGCAGACAGCGACCGCATCGAGGTTGTGCATTTTGTTGGGGGAGGGTGA
- the thiD gene encoding bifunctional hydroxymethylpyrimidine kinase/phosphomethylpyrimidine kinase translates to MRPSANSEPANHYRPAAVALSIAGFDPSSGAGVTADLAVFAAHGIFGTSAISAMTVQSTMGVAAVRAVDPEWLLRTLEHISADLPAAGVKIGMLASDAIVQVVSSFLRAAPYQVPVVIDPVLRSSSGHQLLESQGERRIHTELLPLAGWITPNWAELSILAGRPVRTIEQAREAADVLGKRHPRLHIVATGGDQREPVDLLRVPGGAVQAFPGEHVETTSTHGTGCAFSSALLSRLILGDAPAVAVSRAKAYVAEALRSAPGLGHGRGPLDLLWPLRAGRRNC, encoded by the coding sequence TTGCGTCCCTCTGCGAACTCCGAACCGGCAAATCACTATCGGCCTGCCGCCGTGGCGCTGTCGATTGCCGGTTTCGACCCGTCGAGCGGCGCGGGGGTGACGGCTGACCTGGCGGTGTTTGCGGCGCACGGAATTTTCGGCACCTCGGCGATCAGCGCGATGACGGTGCAGTCCACGATGGGAGTAGCGGCGGTTCGGGCAGTCGACCCGGAGTGGCTTCTCCGAACGCTGGAGCACATTTCGGCGGACCTGCCCGCAGCCGGCGTAAAGATCGGGATGCTGGCTTCGGATGCAATCGTGCAGGTGGTTTCCTCCTTCCTGCGGGCGGCCCCGTATCAGGTGCCTGTGGTGATCGACCCGGTCTTGCGTTCGAGCTCTGGGCACCAGCTTCTCGAGTCGCAGGGGGAGCGGCGGATCCACACTGAGCTTCTGCCGCTCGCCGGGTGGATTACGCCCAACTGGGCCGAGCTTTCCATCCTGGCCGGCAGGCCGGTCAGGACGATCGAGCAGGCCAGAGAGGCGGCCGACGTGCTGGGGAAGCGGCACCCGCGGTTGCATATCGTGGCGACGGGAGGGGATCAAAGGGAACCGGTGGACCTGCTGAGGGTGCCGGGCGGGGCGGTGCAGGCATTTCCGGGCGAGCATGTGGAGACGACCTCGACTCACGGGACCGGGTGCGCCTTCTCGTCGGCGCTGCTGTCGCGGCTGATCCTGGGCGATGCTCCGGCGGTCGCGGTCAGCCGGGCGAAGGCCTATGTGGCGGAGGCGCTGAGGTCGGCTCCGGGGTTGGGACATGGGCGCGGACCGCTGGACCTGCTGTGGCCGCTGCGAGCGGGGCGGCGCAACTGCTAG